In Papaver somniferum cultivar HN1 chromosome 1, ASM357369v1, whole genome shotgun sequence, a genomic segment contains:
- the LOC113313767 gene encoding uncharacterized protein LOC113313767, producing MSQALWEKSPAWRWLVTQTKVSKPFFFTFAAVCGVIPGVIGFCVMQLTNSSNPQLEAQLRKNASPDSLMMGKVNQERLAEYLGELQRKENTNDRYVAALKGETLTRNPYVRIQPVPKPLSNASTSASASTKITDQKENK from the exons ATGTCACAGGCGCTGTGGGAGAAGAGTCCGGCATGGAGATGGCTAGTAACGCAGACTAAGGTTTCAAAACCATTCTTCTTCACCTTCGCAGCCGTATGCGGTGTTATACCTGGTGTCATCGGATTCTGTGTTATGCAGTTGACTAACTCATCTAACCCTCAGCTTGAAGCTCAACTTCGCAAAAATGCTTCACCCGATTCTCTG ATGATGGGGAAAGTGAATCAGGAGAGACTTGCAGAATACCTTGGGGAGCTGCAGAGAAAGGAGAACACAAACGACCGGTATGTAGCTGCTTTAAAAGGAGAGACTTTGACAAGGAATCCTTACGTTAGGATTCAACCCGTACCAAAACCCTTGAGCAACGCCAGCACCAGTGCCAGCGCCAGCACTAAAATTACTGATCAGAAGGAGAATAAGTAG
- the LOC113313782 gene encoding protein arv1 homolog, with the protein MEEEKDESGRMNFRCIHCGCKIKLLFIQYSPGNIRLMKCGNCKVVADEYIECEIMILLIDLVMHKTKAYRHLLLNAPTLHPVDFKGVLWKSAILYLLLDGYRNFLLKEDSSLSLNSISSSLICVKMLIDVLLVNFVFFYVLFLVDTRILQTASAGATRYIDISLAIFISSYMRIFLAAMMVWDFPSSVVYIIDMFVLSSNAVALKVVTESRMSRCIWLCCSAHAVKFLASFMMGG; encoded by the exons ATGGAGGAGGAGAAAGATGAGTCTGGGAGGATGAATTTCAGATGCATTCATTGTGGTTGTAAGATTAAATTGTTGTTTATTCAATACTCACCTGGAAATATTCGGTTGATGAAATGT GGGAATTGCAAAGTAGTCGCTGACGAATACATCGAATGTGAGATCATG ATTCTACTCATTGATTTGGTCATGCACAAAACCAAAGCTTATAGGCACTTGCTGCTTAATGCACCAACTCTTCACCCTGTTGATTTCAAG GGTGTATTGTGGAAGTCAGCCATCCTTTATCTTCTTCTCGATGGAT ACAGGAATTTTCTTTTGAAGGAAGATTCGAGTCTGTCTTTGAACTCTATTTCATCTTCTTTGATATGTGTAAAg ATGCTGATAGATGTCCTCCTAGTAAACTTTGTCTTCTTTTATGTTCTATTTCTTGTGGATACAAGGATTCTTCAAACTGCATCTGCTGGAGCCACCAG GTACATAGACATATCTCTGGCTATCTTCATTTCTAGCTACATGAGGATCTTTCTCGCAGCCATGATG GTTTGGGACTTCCCTTCGTCTGTGGTTTATATCATTGATATGTTTGTCTTATCCTCAAATGCTGTGGCTTTAAAAG TTGTGACCGAATCGAGAATGAGCAGATGTATATGGCTATGTTGTAGCGCTCATGCTGTGAAGTTCTTGGCCAGCTTTATGATGGGTGGATGA
- the LOC113313746 gene encoding myb family transcription factor APL-like, with translation MNNNSHLQQDQSSNSGLVLTTDPKPRLRWTPELHDRFVDAVAQLGGPDKATPKTIMRVMGVKGLTLYHLKSHLQKFRLGKQPHKDFHDLHNSVKDFDPRDMQRNSGAGSSGIMGNRSNMNENMHMMNEGLRMQMEVKRRLHEQLVVQRHLQLRIEAQGKYMQTILEKACQTLIGGAHENVSSASASPALNSNALHHMAAGTRTAMMSSKGAGFANSTSFPSLQDLHIYGSGAQSTVGDHQQIALDDNVGGDQTMKQQMIGRSPSLSEIDVSRLGKNYRSGSSSNQPAFIWDDDFRLQQQQHQSFGTSTASSSAPCLLSVGGNSQQDDSFMGIAHMEDPTGEDRDYHNCGNNDDETEEGSEL, from the exons ATGAACAACAATAGTCATCTTCAGCAAGATCAGTCGTCTAATTCAGGGCTTGTCTTGACGACGGACCCAAAGCCAAGGCTTCGATGGACGCCTGAGCTTCATGATCGTTTCGTCGATGCCGTTGCTCAACTCGGAGGACCAGACA AAGCTACTCCCAAAACAATAATGAGAGTGATGGGCGTCAAGGGTCTAACCCTATACCATCTCAAGAGCCATCTTCAG AAATTCCGACTTGGCAAGCAGCCACATAAGGATTTTCATGATCTTCATAACTCGGTCAAGGATTTTGATCCAAGAG ATATGCAAAGAAATTCGGGTGCCGGTTCCTCAGGGATAATGGGTAATCGAAGCAACATGAACGA GAACATGCACATGATGAACGAGGGACTCAGGATGCAAATGGAAGTAAAGAGGCGATTGCATGAACAACTAGTGGTACAAAGACACCTTCAGCTCAGGATTGAAGCTCAAGGGAAGTATATGCAGACTATATTGGAAAAAGCTTGCCAAACACTTATTGGTGGCGCTCACGAGAACGTCTCATCCGCCTCAGCCTCACCCGCGCTTAATAGCAATGCACTTCATCATATGGCTGCTGGAACAAGGACTGCCATGATGAGCAGCAAAGGCGCGGGTTTTGCCAATTCTACAAGTTTTCCTAGCCTTCAGGACCTACACATTTACGGATCTGGCGCTCAATCAACAGTAGGAGACCATCAACAAATAGCACTGGATGACAATGTTGGTGGGGATCAGACGATGAAACAACAAATGATTGGGAGATCACCATCTCTCAGTGAGATTGACGTTAGTCGCCTAGGAAAGAATTACAGGAGCGGTAGTAGCAGCAATCAACCCGCTTTCATATGGGATGATGATTTTAGACTGCAACAACAACAGCACCAGTCATTTGGTACATCAACCGCCTCATCATCTGCCCCCTGTTTGCTATCTGTAGGAGGTAATTCCCAACAAGATGATTCCTTCATGGGAATCGCTCATATGGAGGATCCAACAGGAGAAGATCGTGATTACCATAACTGCGGCAACAATGATGATGAAACGGAAGAGGGAAGCGAACTTTGA
- the LOC113313731 gene encoding uncharacterized protein LOC113313731 encodes MKRSSSCKIYHRPAGTLTPLMEDPNLDSLLGADSDHHRNVQVTLLRARAGKSNYSKNRKKLIGAWKSFAVCTAASKFRPDLVKVLLGVLGCPLAPVPLLPDHSSPPSTHCHPLPDLRGISIGASSAYYIIHQYLAATGCLKHDKISTNMYATGTVKMVCHETEIGIDKGRRSRSRIGARVNGCFVIWQMNPGMWSMELVIQGGNKVVAGSNGKIVWRNTPWLGTHAAKGPPRPLRRIIQGLDPKSTANLFSKAECLGEKRVGNEDCFILKVTSDRDDVMERSNGGKGEVIRHVLYGYFSQKSGLLIHMEDSHLTKVLSVKTPVGNTDYDADNDDAEGIIYWETTVGTSMRDYRDVDGLLIAHQGTSVATLFRFGESSSTMIRNSRTRMEEVWKIDDIMFNVPGLSLDYFIPPSDIRDAANLPN; translated from the exons ATGAAGAGATCTTCGTCATGCAAAATCTACCATCGACCTGCAGGAACTTTAACACCCTTAATGGAAGACCCAAATCTTGATTCCCTTTTGGGTGCTGATAGCGATCACCATCGTAATGTACAAGTAACACTACTACGAGCAAGAGCAGGAAAATCCAATTATAGTAAGAATAGAAAGAAGCTAATTGGTGCTTGGAAATCTTTTGCTGTGTGCACTGCTGCATCCAAGTTTAGACCAGATTTGGTCAAGGTTTTGCTTGGTGTTTTGGGATGTCCTCTTGCTCCAGTTCCCCTGTTACCTGACCATTCTTCACCGCCATCAACTCACTGCCATCCTCTTCCTGATCTTCGTGGAATCTCAATC GGAGCTTCGTCAGCTTATTATATCATACACCAATACTTGGCAGCAACTGGGTGCTTAAAACACGATAAGATTTCTACGAACATGTATGCAACAGGTACTGTCAAGATGgtatgtcatgagacagagattGGGATAGATAAGGGGAGGAGGTCAAGGAGTAGAATTGGAGCTCGTGTTAATGGTTGCTTTGTTATATGGCAAATGAATCCTGGAATGTGGTCTATGGAGCTGGTGATCCAAGGAGGTAATAAAGTCGTCGCCGGAAGTAATGGGAAGATTGTGTGGAGAAACACACCTTGGCTTGGTACGCATGCTGCAAAAGGTCCCCCTCGTCCACTACGCCGCATTATTCAG GGTTTAGATCCAAAAAGCACAGCAAATCTATTCTCCAAAGCAGAGTGCTTAGGTGAAAAGCGTGTAGGGAATGAGGATTGCTTCATACTAAAAGTGACATCAGATCGAGACGATGTAATGGAGAGAAGCAACGGTGGTAAAGGTGAAGTAATAAGACATGTATTATATGGTTACTTTAGTCAGAAGAGTGGGCTACTGATACACATGGAGGATTCACATCTCACTAAAGTACTATCAGTAAAGACCCCAGTGGGGAATACTGATTATGATGCTGATAATGACGATGCAGAGGGAATAATATATTGGGAGACAACAGTTGGGACAAGTATGAGAGATTATAGAGATGTTGATGGTCTCTTAATTGCTCACCAGGGAACATCTGTTGCTACACTGTTTCGGTTCGGAGAGTCGTCATCAACAATGATCAGAAACAGCAGGACTAGAATGGAAGAAGTTTGGAAGATTGACGACATCATGTTCAATGTGCCTGGGCTTTCCCTTGATTACTTCATTCCTCCATCCGACATTCGTGATGCCGCCAATCTTCCTAATTAG
- the LOC113313774 gene encoding protein METHYLENE BLUE SENSITIVITY 1-like has protein sequence MTGKAKPKKHTAKEIQAKQDAALTNRGGGKAGLVDRTGATKGGHAKYECPHCKITAPDVKTMQIHHESRHPKIPFDDTKISNLHATIAPTIDPTKPRPGVRGSLKK, from the coding sequence ATGACAGGAAAGGCAAAGCCAAAGAAGCATACAGCTAAGGAGATCCAGGCTAAGCAGGATGCAGCTCTTACCAACAGGGGAGGCGGTAAAGCAGGACTAGTTGACCGTACTGGAGCAACTAAAGGTGGACATGCCAAGTATGAGTGTCCTCACTGTAAAATCACTGCTCCTGATGTCAAAACTATGCAGATCCATCATGAATCTAGGCACCCCAAGATTCCCTTTGACGACACTAAGATCAGCAATTTGCACGCCACTATTGCTCCTACCATAGATCCAACTAAACCCCGCCCTGGTGTACGAGGCAGTCTCAAGAAGTAA